In Plasmodium falciparum 3D7 genome assembly, chromosome: 6, the genomic window tatattatatattcataatattaaataatatatatattattacatttaattatgttattagtattattttccattgttcataaaaaataatataatataatataatataatataatataatatatattatatatattatattagaattttttagaatatacctttttttttaatgtttttgaatataattcatatatatatatatatatatatatatatatatataattttactaTGACTTTCTCCTagattttaatttattgtaaaatatatattatatatatattttttaataataataatttttttttaatatgtaattttttttttttttctaaatttttataaaaaaaaatatatatattatatatattatatatatatatatatatatatatgtatattttttaaagagaaaaatatattattattttatatatgatgaagGAATAAGGtgtaatgtaaatataaaaaaaaaaatatattttaataaaatataatattatacattaataataatctAATAAAAGAACATTGTAATATAGAATGTATGTAAATCCTTACATGTAATAAtgtaagttttttttttttttttttttttttttttttttttttagaacaACATGAAATAGAATTGTCATGTAggtttcttcttctttttccttttttttctttttctattgaataaaaaaaaaaaaaaaaaataaaaaaaataaaaatatattagaattataaaacaaaataatacatgtgtaaatatattgttcTACTAAAGGACATATAATAACGTATCAGCCAAAGAacatatcaaaatatatattaaaaatagtgcaaaataatatatatatatatatatatatatatatatatgtatatataaagaataatacTTATTATGGGAAATCACTTATCagtaaataaattaaaaaggaaaaaaaaaaaaaaaagctttttaaatatatatggaaaaaataCTAATGAAAATACAAGTAAACAAAGTaatgattataaatatgatataaatacaaGTTGTATATCAAGAGAAGGTACAACAACATTAGAAaggaaaaatttaatattatgtcATTCGGGAAAATTagaagataaatatattattgatgAAAAATTAGGACAAGGTACCTATGGTTGTGTATACAAAGGTATAGATAAAGTTACAAATCAATTATATgctataaaagaagaaaaaaaagatcgattgaaaaatataaatcgtTTTTTTCAAGAAATtgaaattatgaaaaaattagaTCATCCAAATAttgtaaaattatatgaaacatatgaaaatgataattatatatatttaattatggAATTATGTTCAGGTAGGGAATTATTTGATAGTATTATTGAGAATGGATCATTTACTGAAAAAAATGCTGCTACTATAATGAAGCAAATATTTTCAgccatattttatttacattctTTAAATATTGTACATCGTGATTTAAAACctgaaaattttttatttcagagtgaaaataaagatagtttattaaaaattatagatTTTGGTTTAAGTAAAAATTTAGGAACAGGAGAATTTACAACGACTAAAGCAGGAACTCCATATTATGTTGCACCTCAAGTATTAGATGggaaatatgataaaaaatgtgATATCTGGTCTAGTGGTGTTATTATGTATACACTTTTATGTGGATATCCACCATTCTATGGTGATACAGATAATgaagttttaaaaaaagttaaaaaaggagaattttgtttttatgaaaatgatTGGGGAAGTATATCTTCTGATGCcaaaaatttaataacaaaattattGACATATAATCCAAATGAAAGATGTACTATCGAAGAAGCTTTAAATCATCCATGGATAACACAAATGACTAAAAGCCATGAACATGTAGAATTATCTTCcactttattaaaaaatcttaaaaattttaaaaaagaaaatgaattaaaaaaaattgcaTTAACTATTATAGCCAAACATTTATGTGATGTTGAAATTAATAacttaagaaatatatttattgctCTTGACGTTGATAATAGTGGAACTTTATCATCTCAAGAAATTCTTGATGGCTTGAAAAAAATAGGATACCAAAAAATACCTCCAGATATTCACCAAGTACTTAGAGATATTGACTCAAACGCCTCAGGTCAAATACATTATAcaggtaataaaaaaaaaaaaaaataaaaaaaaaaaataaaaaaaaaaaaaaaaaaaaaaaaaaaaaatatatatatatatatatatgttaccaAGTGggaattatgtatataaaaaattgatGCTTTATATTAATCCAAATAGATACAGATTATATCACCTATCtttataaataacaaaatgttttttttttttatcattctgCTTTATTCTCTATATATTTTGCAtgtgttaaaaaatatttattatatatatatatatatatatatatatatatatatatatatatatgtattatatatatatatatatgtattatatatatatatatttttttatttttttttttattttttttattttttttttttttggggcAAAGATTTCCTGGCTGCTACAATAGATAAACAAACGTACCTCAAAAAGGAAGTCTGCTTAATACCCTTTAAATTTTTTGATATTGATGGCAATGGAAAAATAAGTGTCgaagaattaaaaaggaTATTTGGAAGAGACGATATTGAAAACCCATTAATAGACAAGGCAATTGATTCATTGTTACAAGAAGTTGATTTAAATGGAGATGGAGaggtaaataaaaattataaccaTGAAAAAGGATAAAATGGGAACAcccacaaaaatataaataaataaataaataaaaatatatatatatatatatatatatatatatatttatatatgtgttttatttctcaatgaattattttcacatattttttatgcactttatttatattcttcatatatatttaccataccatttaattattaaattaaaaaatatatatatatatatatatattttccttttttagaTCGATTTCCATGAATTCATGCTTATGAtgagcaaaaaaaaataatgttattTGGTTTCCACTTAAATGGAAACGtgtttgtatttatatttctacaATTTGATGATCACATAATAAGATattcatttgtatttttttacttttttacatatattaaaatataaaaaattgtaaaataatatatttgtcatattttttataaggctttaatttttttttatgtacctttattaatattttattcatattttattcatattttattcatattttattaatattctttttaattctttcttTTACATAACTATTTCAACGTAACATTTGTTGTTAATATGAATGAATtcatctctttttttttttctttttttatgatttatatatatttatatgtatatataaccCTTTGATATGTTGGTTTATGCTTAttcttatcatatatttatttgattatttttcattattatatattttttattttattttattatttatttattttatttactattcatattaatatttgattttaaaaaaaataaaattcttcattatgataaaataataaattttcccTCTTtgttttcatataaaaaatattttggtACTTTTTATAGTTTAAAATAAcatgtaataaataattattacaacttaaaaaaaaaaaaaaaaaaaaaaaaaaaatatacatatatatatatatattatatatatatatatataattatataatatgacatatataagaaaatctGAAGatacaattataatataaatatataatacttatcaaataaaaataagaaatattatgCTTATAAAGGTTCAATGTTAAATTATcgtattaaatattatatatatatatatatatatatatatatataatatatatattattcattccacataaataaaaatacttaAAAAGAAgccatataaaaatatatgaataatatatatataaatatatgatgaaCTCTACATAATTAGCATGTTcgattatttaaattttttttggccattcaaaaatttatattatatatgcatataaaatatttatatggttcatttaataattattcaaGAATAtgtagtaaaaaaaaaatatatatttttttatatatataaaataaatatatttttatatttatatgttattttttttttttttttttgtaacttTAAATTTAATGTGAAGTTTATAAAAgagttttttctttttctatgaTATCTTATTATTTACTTTAATTATAATGGGAGAAGTAGAATGTGAAAAATCAATTAAgcagtaaaatatataaaaaaaaaaaaaatatatatatatatttatgtatttatattttattagtaTTTATAAATCTTTTATATGAATGATTAAcgttctatatatatatatatatatatatatatatatatatatgtatgtttttttttttttttttttttttttttatagtataatagaaataaattGTTTATCAGAAAAAAAcagtaatattttatataaatgtttattaAGTGATGATTCACTAAAACAAAACGAAATGTTTACACGTGCAAATGTATCTGGaagtatattaaaaatgtaattacaaaaaatatatgttataaaataaatatgcttatttctacatataaataaaatatataaatataaatatatatatatatatatatatacattttttaccATATTCATTACGAAATATTGCTtgcccttttttttttttttttttttttattataaatatattaatatattaacaatatatatatatatatatatatatattgtataccattttattattttttatttgaatgcttatgttaaaaatattttttaatgcaattataaagaatatataaataacaattaCCAAGTCATATTATTagtatatagatatattttattttttactttttactTTAGAGAGTTACAAAGTAATACTTGTGAAGATATAAGATATAAggcaaaaaatatatacgattatttacatttcttttttaaaactgTAGAGACCTTTGCTTAAATAGAAACAttttacatgtatatataatttttttttttttttttccccctcTTTCAAACtgttttataattatcactttaatattttacaaaaatttatatatatatatatatatatatatatatattaccataGCATTCATAATTTATTCAAGCTATACCTACTTGTAatcattcaaaaaaaaaaaaaaaaaaaaaaaacttatttcattttttatcattcaaATGAACATTATGGATAACGAAATAGACACAAAGTGCATAAACGAAATTCGTATGTTATCAGCAGAATTACCATTAGAAGCAAAGAGTGGACATCAAGGAGCTCCAATAGGTTGTGCCCCTATAGCTCATATATTATGGTCTTATGtaatgaattattataatgaagatACGAAATGGATAAATAGAGATAGATTTATTTTGTCGAATGGTCATGCTAGTGCATTATTGTATACtatgttatatttaacaGAACAAGGATTAAGTATGGAAGATTTAAAATCGTTTCGACAATTTGGAAGTTTAACACCAGGTCATCCAGAAAATCATATAACAAAAGGTGTTGAAGTTACTACAGGACCATTAGGTCAAGGTGCTTCCAATGCTGTAGGTATGGCTATAGCTGCTCATAATTTAgcagataaatataatacagaagaacataaaatatttgataattatgtatatgcTATATGTGGTGATGGATGTATGCAAGAGGGTGTATTTTGTGAAGCTGCTTCACTTGCTGGTCATTTAGGTTTAGGTCgattaattcttttatatgatgataataaaataactaTTGATGGTAATACTGATTTATCATTTACAGAAAATATAGAGAAAAAATTTGAGGCTTTAAATTGGGAAGTTCGTAGAGTTGAAGATGGTAATAAAgattataagaaaatattacatgAAATTGAACaaggtaaaaaaaatttacaacaACCAACCCTTATTATTGTTCGAACTGCATGTGGTTTTGGTACAAAAGTAGAAGGCACTTGTAAATCACATGGATTAGCTTTAAATGATgaagatttaaaaaatgcaAAATCTTTTTTTGGTTTAGATCctcaaaaaaaatttcatatatCTGATGAAGTAaaagaattttataaaaatgttatacaaaaaaaaaaagaaaattatatcaaATGGAAGAACATGTTTGATGATTTCTCTTTAAAATATCCACAAGTATCACAAGAAATTATAAGACGATTTCAAAATGATTTACCAAATAATTGGAAAGATGCATTACCAAAATATACACCAAAAGATGCACCAGGTGCTACTAGAAACCTATCTGGAATTGTTCTAaattcaataaataaaatatttccaGAGTTAATAGGAGGTAGTGCAGATTTATCCGAATCAAATTGTACAtcattaaaagaagaaaatgatataaaaaaaaattcttatggaaataaatatattagattTGGTGTTAGAGAACATGGAATGGTAGCTATTACAAATGGATTATATGCATATGGTGGATTCAAACCATATTGTGgtacatttttaaatttctATACTTATGCTTTTGGTGCTTTAAGATTAGCCGCTTTATCAAATCATCATATTCTTTGTATAGCTACACATGATTCTGTTGAATTAGGAGAAGATGGACCAACACATCAACCAATTGAAGTTTTATCCTTACTTAGATCCACTCCAAATCTAAATATAATTAGACCAGCTGATGGTAATGAAGTATCAGGAGCTTATTTATCTCACTTTTCTAATCCACATACACCAACTGTTATTGCCCTATGTAGAAATAAAGTTCCACATCTTAATAACACACAACCTGAACAAGTCTTAAAAGGAGCATATATTTTAGAAGATTTTGATACTTCTAATAATCCAAAAGTTATTTTAACAGGTAGTGGATCAGAATTACACTTATGTTTTGAAGCTAaagaaattttaaaaaatcaacATCAATTAAATGTAAGAATTGTAAGTTTCCCATCTTGGACCTTATTTAAAAAGCAACCAGAAGATTATCAATATTCTGTTATGATGCATAATCATCCAAATTTACCTAGATTCTATATTGAACCTGCATCAACACATGGATTCGATACATATTTCAATGTATATATAGGTATTAACCAATTTGGCTATTCAGCacctaaaaataaaatttggGAGCACCTAGGGTTCACCCCTGAAAATATTGTTCAGAAGGTATTAGcctttatgaaaaataaactgaaatgaatataattaggatatgatataataacacCAAACTAAATGTAcacacatacataaatataaatataaatataaatatatatataaatatatatatatatatatatatatatatatatatatatttatttatttatttatttatttatttatttatttattgttatcaCAAATTGGCTTTTAACTATtgtcaataaaaaaaattatcaaagtataatttatatattatctaattttgcttttatatatttttccatattatggtaaaataatatttttatatatcttatatgactttattataatttctctttctatatatatatatatatatatatatatatatatacatacatatacatatttacatattatgtGGAAAAACTAAATTAATTCCCCTTCTTATAGTTTactaattaataatatttaatatataaaatgactTATGAGAGttgtaaaattattaaaaaaaaatttaagtgaaatatacaaatatttatgaaatataacTAGGATAAAATAACAttctttaattataatatatatatatatatatattcacttataatgtataaattttttcttttctaaaatacattttttgcTTCATttgtcaaaaaaaaaaaaaataaaataaaataataataataaaatgaacagGAAAAAATTTCACACCTTTCAACgaataaaaaagtatataatcAAATTAACCTTCTTAATATTGagcacataaaaaaaaaaaaaaaaaaaaagttaatttaaaaaaaataacatttgttataagaaaataatcaTCTCGATAAATGTTATatctacataaaaataaaaacgtATTAATATTTAGAACACATGAAATTTATTTCATgttaacatataatatgtatatatatatatatatatatatatatactacaTTATATTTGTTCCTATTATGCACTTCTTTTTATCTTTTCCTTGTTTGGAAAATgggataaatatatatatatgatatatatatatatataaatgggTGAACACCTTTATGTCATttagaatattttattattattttttgttctaCTTAtggtatataatttttatataaaaaagtattttttaaatgacaTGTAAGCAGTCCAGAGGCAGTATTAGCATGAACctcattaattttaatatcttGAACTGTTCCTTCAATTTTCTCTCCTTtatcaaaaattaaaatatgatcattttttttctgagGTTTTAAAGGAACAACTGCATCTGCTACTATATTAAATGTTGTTTTATCagtttgtatttttaaaatagtaTATgcattttttgttataacaTCAATAATTTTACCtatttcattataaaatGGTCCTGGTGTTATAACCTTTACCATAATATCTATATGTAACCATATAGGACTTTCTTCTTTTTGAtcattgttatttattttatttggtattatattattatattcttttttcgtttcgtatttattatgatgctttttattttcttcaccAATATGGgttacataatttttatgctcttcatgttttatattatttgatgaATCCCTAAAATTATTGATgctatgtttttttttaagataatCATCTTcataatgattattattacttttataatccttttttttaaaatctggattatctttattattatatctattatCATGATGATTATATCTATTATCATGATGATTATATCTATTATCATGGTGATTATATCTATTATCATGATGATTATATCTATTATCATGATGATTATACCTATTATCATAATGATTATGCCTATTATCATTATGACTATATTTATGAGGAGATGTATATACATTtccattcatattattattattattattattattattattgttattatttgcaTAACTCCATTTATCTccgtaattataataatttcgtTGATTATTTGTACTATCTATTGAAAAATGTTTGGGAGGTAATTTAtcaaaactttttttttctcttggattataaaaagaatcatggaatttattttttttttgatctgACAATTGAAACATTTGTAAtggttttaatttatttttattttctatatccatttcatcattttcttcacATGCATTTTGATCTTTATATGAATCTGATATAGCACATTCTATTCTTTTTTGTCTTACTGTTTTAGGTTtgatttttaataataatgtaaattcATCTCTTTCAGCATCTATAACATCTGCTAATAAGCCTTTATATACACctgttaatatttttactgTTTTCCCAATAAATGAattgaaattattattttttcgtaaataatttgtattacttctaaataaattattatttgttataattttttttttttcagctGGATTTCCTACTAAAGAACAATTTTGACATTCTAAAACAACAAAACCATTatcttcaatttttttatttattttaccaaaaattttatttttccatatatacataattactGCTACTTTATTCCTATGTGCCCCACGTACAATTTGTATATTATCTCTTGATtgaacaatattattattttcatctcgACCTACTTGTCCTACGGCTGAACGTTTTGATGTTATACAACCTATGGTTGTATGTAaagttgtattattatttgttaataCACGTATATGTTTATTCTTATCAATATATGTTAAGACACCTATTTGTCTATCATTTAATTCAATTAAATCACCTACTGAAAATCCATTTAGGGTATGTACACCTCCTAACCCTTCACTATTATTAATAGATAAAGATAAATCTTGTATAGAACATCTTAATTCTGTATTTAAAGATGGAGAAAATATGAGTGcaacattttctttataatctATAAGGGAAATTAAACCACTTTTTCCTTTATGTAACCCATTAATAACTGTAACATTATCTCCttcaataaaatatttggTTACATCACTAGGTAAGAATTTAAATTGTTTTGCTAAATTATCTGGATTTATAGTTAAAACATTATCATTAACTGCAGTTATGGTACCTATTAAATTACATAATTCTCCTTTTAAAATTTTGACTCtttcatcttttttaaataaatgtagagaatttttatttataaaagattTGGTAATACCTAAGGTAGCTTTTTCACCTGCCAtaccattatttttattaaattctcTTATTTCTGTTAAAGTGATATTTGCATTTTCTGTAATGAGATATTtgatattcattttttttaatatataaccattttcttcaaaaatattattttgatatttGATAGTTCTTGGATAAGGACCTGTTTCAATAACACCACCAATACGTTCAATTTCATCTCTATCAAATAATTTTTGAAGTggtctttctttttttttctttcttaatTGTAATGCTTCATCTAAagaatcttttttttttttttgttttgtttttttttttaagttttcttcatcatgtacatttgttaaataatcatcatttatataaccATTTCCCATATCTTCATTTGATGCATAAGCATTTgataaatattcatttgaTGCATATCCATTTGATGCATAACCATTTGATGCATATCCATTTGACATATATCCATTTGACATATCATCATTTggatattttgaaaaattggAACTTCTATTCATATCtaatttatcattaaaataataagaattgcttttattatttttatcaattatagatgttaatttatttaaagatGATTTctgattataatatttacttttttttgcATTCATAAAATGTTCATAGGTAATTCTAGGTATTAAACGAACAATCGCATATATACCTTTTTCAtgaatttcatatatttgtccaatatcatttatatataatcctCTTTTTATCCTAACATATTCATTAACTTTGggtatattaatttttgaaTGGCACATAGTAAATATAGAAGTCAATTCTTGTATTGGGACTATCGATATTTCATTAAGATTAATAAATTTGAATcctaataaaaatttttttaacatatataaactaTCTgcttctatatatatataaccttttaaattatcagaaacatatatacctttaatattaaaatcattatcttttaatttcataAACTTATGATAAATTCCTATAGCTAAATTTCTTtctacattatttttaaataattttattaaccACATTTTCGGACTATCAATAGTTTGTAATCGTTCTCTTCTTTCATCAGAATAATCATCTCCTAATATTTCACCATCTGTTAATGTTTCTCCGTCTGTTAATATATCATCTTCTTTaacttctttttcattttcatatcTTTtggataatttattaattgcTTGTGCTAAATGATTTGTTccactttttaatttttgttcatataattttttcttttctaatCTTTTTGCTTCTTCAAATTCATCAATGTACGAACTTTcatattcttcttcttcatcatcatctccAACTTGTGCTTCTGTATCTAAAAAGgttgataaatatttattttttcctattcttcttttttttgatcCACTTTCAAtcatatctttattattattataagtacTATTTTcgtataataaattttcatcttcttcatcttcatAATCTTCTTCTTCGCCGTCATCtccatcatcatcatcatcatcttcttcttcaCGTCCTTCAATATCTTCTTCAGCTTCTTCTTCATGTTCCtcctcatcattattatcatcaaaatGGTTATGTTCATTATCTTCTTGCCCttccttatttatatttgtgtttgtattatttattttttttcttttccttgacatttctatattttttgcaTCATGTTcacttatatcatcattattattatcgtttttccttttattgtttttaatCATTTCTTTGTCAACATCACTTTCGTCGTCACTAAAAATATTCTTAGTGaaattttgttctttttccttttcagccattattatatataaataacttaaaatatatatatatatatatatatattatatatatatttttttttttttttttttttttgttattagtACTAGTTTGtatattacttatatatatatatatatatatattaattatataattatattttataaattttatttctcATTTGTCACCTTCTTATAATTAATCAAATGttactttaaaaaaaataaaataaaatatttgtttCGAACTttaccatttttttttattttaattattctttttctctcaaaatatatatataaaaaaaaaaaaaaaaaaaaaaaaaaattaacaggATTAAacgaataaatataaaaatatataatcttatatatttctatatttgtatatcatatattatatttttggattaatcataaaaaataatatatttattataaatatctttatttcttttttcttctcaGTTTtggaatataaaatatataaatatataaatatatatttatatattatatatataatacatatattttttttttttttttatatacataatattaatgaatattatgtaaatgtatatatttattatagatCTGAATAATTACAATTTATCATCTATAAACGTATtgaattaaattaaaaaaaaaaaaaaaaaaaaaaaaaaaaattataaagatttcattgtaaatgaataaataaataatattatatattatattatgtatgtaatgtatatatttataatatacgtATAAATATTATCTACTACATTttcatatcatattataataatatatttataatatatataataaaaatattattaaaaaaatttacattttctataaaataattataataaaaaaaaattaatttgaAATAAAATACCTATTAAtaaactttttattttaattattatattatattatatatatatatatatatatttaataatttataccttttttcttttgggaaaaattttatttttttttttttataaattcacacaaaatataatattaaaattaatccTACTTGAAcagtataatttttattatatatatatatatatatataattaaggaaaaaaaatatgtacttATAGTTCCTTCTTTTTAGTTAATTTTAATCTGcctttgtaatattattaaatatatataagtatatatattataaaataaattatatatttttataatttccacagtatatttaattaaatatatataaacaaaacaaagagaatataaggaaaataaaattaaaaaaaaaaatatatatccaaaGAAACAATTTAGAATTTTTAttaggaatatatatatatatatatattatttattttttttttttttttgttctatttcgaataatttttttttttttttaagttcaAGAGACATAATTTAGcaaatttaatgaaaaaaaataaccatcaactttttaattttaataaaattgtttATAAGAAAATTCATTAAGATGAATCCTTATGATTAAACACATATAGGACACCAAAAAAtggttaa contains:
- a CDS encoding transcription elongation factor SPT5, putative, with protein sequence MAEKEKEQNFTKNIFSDDESDVDKEMIKNNKRKNDNNNDDISEHDAKNIEMSRKRKKINNTNTNINKEGQEDNEHNHFDDNNDEEEHEEEAEEDIEGREEEDDDDDDGDDGEEEDYEDEEDENLLYENSTYNNNKDMIESGSKKRRIGKNKYLSTFLDTEAQVGDDDEEEEYESSYIDEFEEAKRLEKKKLYEQKLKSGTNHLAQAINKLSKRYENEKEVKEDDILTDGETLTDGEILGDDYSDERRERLQTIDSPKMWLIKLFKNNVERNLAIGIYHKFMKLKDNDFNIKGIYVSDNLKGYIYIEADSLYMLKKFLLGFKFINLNEISIVPIQELTSIFTMCHSKINIPKVNEYVRIKRGLYINDIGQIYEIHEKGIYAIVRLIPRITYEHFMNAKKSKYYNQKSSLNKLTSIIDKNNKSNSYYFNDKLDMNRSSNFSKYPNDDMSNGYMSNGYASNGYASNGYASNEYLSNAYASNEDMGNGYINDDYLTNVHDEENLKKKTKQKKKKDSLDEALQLRKKKKERPLQKLFDRDEIERIGGVIETGPYPRTIKYQNNIFEENGYILKKMNIKYLITENANITLTEIREFNKNNGMAGEKATLGITKSFINKNSLHLFKKDERVKILKGELCNLIGTITAVNDNVLTINPDNLAKQFKFLPSDVTKYFIEGDNVTVINGLHKGKSGLISLIDYKENVALIFSPSLNTELRCSIQDLSLSINNSEGLGGVHTLNGFSVGDLIELNDRQIGVLTYIDKNKHIRVLTNNNTTLHTTIGCITSKRSAVGQVGRDENNNIVQSRDNIQIVRGAHRNKVAVIMYIWKNKIFGKINKKIEDNGFVVLECQNCSLVGNPAEKKKIITNNNLFRSNTNYLRKNNNFNSFIGKTVKILTGVYKGLLADVIDAERDEFTLLLKIKPKTVRQKRIECAISDSYKDQNACEENDEMDIENKNKLKPLQMFQLSDQKKNKFHDSFYNPREKKSFDKLPPKHFSIDSTNNQRNYYNYGDKWSYANNNNNNNNNNNNNMNGNVYTSPHKYSHNDNRHNHYDNRYNHHDNRYNHHDNRYNHHDNRYNHHDNRYNHHDNRYNNKDNPDFKKKDYKSNNNHYEDDYLKKKHSINNFRDSSNNIKHEEHKNYVTHIGEENKKHHNKYETKKEYNNIIPNKINNNDQKEESPIWLHIDIMVKVITPGPFYNEIGKIIDVITKNAYTILKIQTDKTTFNIVADAVVPLKPQKKNDHILIFDKGEKIEGTVQDIKINEVHANTASGLLTCHLKNTFLYKNYIP